In Capsicum annuum cultivar UCD-10X-F1 chromosome 8, UCD10Xv1.1, whole genome shotgun sequence, the genomic window AGAAGCCGTACCCAGTTGTAGGTAACACAATTATATCCACCTTCTTGAAAATCTCCATATGGAAATACATTAACCTCCGCCTGCAACAACCCAGACAAGAGTTATGTCAATCATATTTCTTGTACTTTTGAAAACTTGCATTTCTGCTTGTATCTTTAAGAAATGcataccacataaattgaaaggTCTAGCAATGTAGAGTAAGCATAAAAGAATATACATATTAGTGAACACCACATAAGTTAGAAGACCATTGTAATACACAGTCaacattttttccttttcatcaTCCCATCTTGCTTTCTGTGTGAAGCATACTTTCTTTTTTGGAGAAAGGTAACAgtgtgaaaaattattttctggATATTAAACACTCTACCATAGCTTATATACTTGGTTTGGAACGTAACTGACTTCTTTCAACATTGTATCAGGTTTTCAAAGTTATCAAGTTAAAAGTTTTGGCAATTAATAAAGAGTAAAACCCAACCGAAGGTAAGCTACAATTATCAGACATTTTAAGTCATTTCAGATGCCACTGTATTTCTAAACCAATAAAACAGTTCTCGGTTGGATTCTGAAAAAAATTCATGACAAGATTAGACAGCTTTACTTTAGGTAGCTTAAGAAACAACGAATCACCTAAGCCGCTGAGCAGCAACATAGTCTGCCGCTGTAAATGAACGAAAAAGTGTCAGATTTGTGCGAGTATCATAAGTCAATCTCTCTCCTTTCCTGAAGACAAAAGAGAAGAAGTCAGATAACCAAGACGATATCAGGAAATAATTGGAAGTTGCTCCTGATAAGACTTTGAGATCTAGTAAGAAGACGTGTGATAATGGAATATTCAAAGCAAAAGTGTGTACCCATCATTACAGTCAGGATTCAGTGCACATGATGCTTCAGAACCAATAGAAACAAGATGAGCTATGCGCATTTCATGCAACTCTGGTATTACAATCTCTACCGTCTTCAGCCATgagattaagaaaaatattagacATACTAACAATCTTGTAGAATGATAGATACTCCACTACATTGACGCTAATGGTTCCTGCAGTTCTAAACCAAAGCAAGCAGATACACCTGCCAAAGTTCAAGATAAAGCAATGAAGAATGTAATAACAGAAATAGACTTACTTTGCATCCATGCTTTTCTGATAGCCGACTGAGAACATTCTCACACTTGTCAGATATATCAGTTGAGAAGACATCATTAAACCACTGAAAAAGGATGTTGCTATGAgataatcaaaaaaataaccaaatatcAAAACTGTTTCAGTCAACAAAAGTGTAGTTACCTCTGTATATTTTCCAAGGCGCAGTGATTCCACAGATTGCAAGCTCTCTTGTGAAGAGAAATTAGGTACACAAGGGAGGGACTGAAAGAAATGGAGGGAGATGATTAAATTACAGAAACAGAAATTCTGATCCACAATGTGTCCAAAATCAATAAGATGAATGTGATATCTTAATGAACTAGAGTCTGCTCGTGAGATTAAAATTAAGAACACAGCTTTTAGTCGTTCTAAACATGTACATGGCATTTTAGGTTATCCTTTTAACTAGAAGGTACTTTTAGAAAGTAATACAATCAAGAAAATGGAGAAAGCAGAACAGTAAAGAGAAATGCAGAGTTTACGGATAGAGCAGATAAATAAGCATTCTTTGTCATTTACCGGTCTCAGGGGGATTCTATCAGCAGGAGAGGACCCCAAAATTGCTGAATACCTGATAAAGTAATGGATATGAACAAATCACACTGCAATGTCCTAGTGTAACTTCAATTCTAAATTACTTAAACAAAAGAACCAATAAAGCTATCAAACAAACAACTTATTGAGCGGAACATGTAAATTACATCAACAAGTCTAGGAAGACTCATCTTGACATAGTTCTGTGGTTACTTGCCAAAAAAGCAACATTACACCCCATGCCATTTAGGAGGAAGGATTCCTCCATACTGGCATTTTTTCCAGATCATTCAAATATCTTAATCCTCCTACTTCTTTGAATCTACAGGAAAAGAAGTTAGATTTTTCATATCTTCTTGTGATAATTTAACTGCGTTTTTTGGAATTACACTTAAAAGGAATCCTGCGCACCTTAACGGTAGCATCGATCTGCATCTTTTTTCTCGCTGAGTACTGAGGTTGCTCCAGTGGCAAGAGCACCATCCATGACATTGCCATTGAGAGTATGAGTAATCAAGGGAATGAAGTGGAAAAGGACCATTGATTTCTAAGCAGGTTTTTTTTGGAGGGAGTGGGGTTTACCTTACTAAACCTTATAACTGTCCATTTTCCTTTTTGTTTCCTCTCTGTGTGTGTGGCCGCATAATCAAGACTCTTATGATGATATATCAGTAATTTCTTGACAGTACATTTCTTTAGTTGGAATTTACAGATAATTGTGCGGCATTACCCTACTGTCTTTGAAGTTTGAGCTTATTCAGTTCTTCAATTTAATTGGAAAAGTTACCATCCAAATGACATAGTTATAATAACGGATAATTACTAGACTCCTATTTGTTGTAGATTTCTTATAGTTGTTGTAgctttaagtcttatccttgttgaTATAGGTCTTATATATAGTCTTGTACAGATTCTGTAAACATAATTCATTCAATCAATAACATACGATTCTTTTCCCATCTTCTACTCTCTATCTCTTTAAGTTATACCTATACCTTCCAAACAGAGTCTTACACTGAGAGTTTCTAATTTATCCAACTGGAATCCGTTAGATCTCTTTCCTCCATGTCTGAACTTTCCTCATTCACTTTCACGCCTTCCATGATAATTTGAGAAATCTGGTTAAATCACAATTCAAGAACTTGTTGATAATGCCCACAATCTAATAATGGAGATAAATGTGGTTCCCCTTGGAATCATGTAGTCGGCGGATGCCGGACTTATCCAAATCCATGTGTTACATTCAAAGCCACTTAATAAGCATGAAAATACCATTACGACAAATGGTTACCTAAGAAAAATTCAACTGACACCTAATTGGGAGCAACAACTTCAGTCCCTATAATGTTACctttgtcaaaaaaaataaaataaataaaataaaataaaatcagtCCTTATAAACCAGTAGCTCATACGAGGTCAAACTGACTGAGCCTGCTGGCTGTGCTATCTGATTGTTTTGTCAATCTCATTTTTGTAATCAAGAAGTGCTTGAACACCGGGCTATCAGGATTAGGCATACAACTCCATGCCTAGGGGTTCTTAGTAGTTAGTACTGCTGAATTAGCAATTGATAGTCGGGCACTTGATGGGATTACTGTCCCTTGGACACGATTCACTATCAGCGTAAGATTGGTTGAACTAAACGAGGTAAGCAGTTATAACGTTCCAGAATGCACTTATAGTTTGTTTATGTGATCTGACAAGATGGTTGAAAAATCATTCTACATCTTTATTAGCTCTACCATTCTCATTTCCTTTCCTCAGTAATAAGATTCTTTTAGTTTGTCCATTACCATCAGCAAGCCGATATAAGTGAGGAAAATTAGGCCAGCAAATTTCAACATTCGTCTAAATTTATTTGGTTAGTCCAAATGATAATCGGATAAGAAATGTTTAAGATTAAgcatattttcaaaattcaaacccATGACAACTTACACAAGTAAGGTGTCCTCAACTGTTGTGGCGATTGGTCCAATAATTGCCACTGTTCCATCAGCACATAATGACCTAGATAAATAAAAGAGACACTATAGTGAAACTGTTCCATGAACCATAAAGAGGCTATAGTGAAAAAGAACCATTCAGAGCATCATGAAGATTGAATGTCTATGCACCCAAAACTGACATTAATATTAAGAAGGTAAAAAAATAATAGGTTTGATGCAATTAATTTGATTAAAGGCAATGCACAAGTGGAAATCACTAATCAGTTTACCGGAATACCTAATCTCTCCAAGTTAATAAAATCTATTGTCCTACCATTGAAGATTGTTTGGCTGTTCATTTATTATATGATAAGTTTGGAGGAATTTTTCCTTTGTTATATTGTGGACTAAGCCCTATACGCATCATAATCAATAATAGCTTATGGAACTTCACCGAGTTTGGAATTCTTGCAATCAACCAACAGTAGTTTCAAGCTCCGTCCTTGATGTTGATCTCCATATTATTGATACAGGTTTATACATCCATATTTCTTTGTATAATTTGAACTACTAAAATGTAATCTGGTAACTAAATAAATTTCTTAGTTCTTTACCTTGATAACTAAAGTATTCATATTCCACTCTAAATAACTAgagttttttcatttctttagCTTGATAACTAAAGTATTGTATCCAATCCTCTGCATTGGAAAACAACGTATGAGATGTTACATCAAAGTAAAGCTTCTCCGAAATTTCATCCTTACTGTAGTTGTAAAGATTTTAAGTGATATTAATGCGGTAAGATAGAAAAAAAACATaacttatgatcataataacatCTTTCGGGTACTGGAAAGGTGTATTGTGAAAAGTGTGAATGTTATCTTGACTCATACAAAGATTTTTGAGATAATCAAAATCTGATTTGAGATGGTCTATCATAACCATACATAAAAGGTTGAAATACGTCCTAGACTTATGTATACACATGCATATATGAACCACAAGCTCCTAAATAAAGACACAGAATGAATGAACGAAAAATCGATGGTTGACAAAAGAGGAACGAGAATAATGGCTATACAGTTGGAAGATCTGTTAGGGATAATAGCATATCGTATGGCACATGTACAAATGTAGGATGAGCTCACCCGGTCATGTCAGTTCGACCATATGTTGACTTCAAACCCACAACACCACAAAGGGAAGAAGGAATCCGAATTGAACCTGTCCTTACACATTAATTCAAGCATCAATAAAGTACTGTTTTACAAATATTGAATAAGTGTATTCTTTAGTATGACATGGTGTAGGTGTACAACCTCCTCCATCCGTTCCCAAAGCAGCGGAACACAATCCCGAAGCCACGATAGCTGCAGGACCTGAGGAAGACCCTCCAGTGTACCTATCTGGATCATGTGGGTTTCGTGTAGTCCTGTCACAAGAAGAATTTTAACTCAATCTTTATAGGGTAAAGAAGAAAAAGCACGTCCACAACTACTAACAAACAACTCTATAGTTTTCCACCTCAGGATATAAACAATTCAGGAAGCAATTATTAAAGGTCACTATGAAGGATGTTTGTGAATGCTAGTGTTACATTTAAAACATAAGGAAATGTTTGAGGACTGCCTTAGAAAGGGCTAGATGCAATTTAACATTTCATGTACACAAAGCCTTTCTACAAAAAAATATGTAACACATACCCATAGTTTGCATTATTTCCGGTAGTGCCCAAGCCCAACTCATGCATGTTTGCCTTTCCAACCAAAATTGCACCACAACTTCGTAATCTTGACACAGAAACAGCATCCTTCTTTACCTCACGAACCTCATGCATCCACGTAGTTGCTCCTGTTTGCACCAAGTATACAACTAAATATAGCAATTGGGCTCGGTGAGAagatgaaaactaaaatatatacCCTTTGAAGGGTGAGGATAGCAATCTATGTCATCTTTAATTGCCATGAAAATCCCATCCAAGATTGACAGTGGATTTCCTGCATATTCCCCACCGTCAGAAAAATATTATTCTGATTGAACACAGTTTGCAAAAACTATAAATTTTGGAGTTTTATTTACAGTTACAGTTTAGCTATGTATAGAGCATGGGAAACATGTATACATCAGAAATACCTTGTTCAAATCTTTGTGTAGAAGCAGCAGCTTGCTTTCTAAAATCATCGGGGTCAAAAGAAATTAATAGTGGTGCTGCAGGATACTTATTGTTGAACTCCTCAATAGCTGAGATGAAGCGTTCTGCAACCTGGAACACAAGGAATAATTTTTCATCCTAGAGATTAGAAGCCAGAAACAAAAAACCAAGCAACCATAGAAGTGCCTTGCCATTGATGGAGTTGTAAACTTAGATCTGTATGCATGCGCATAATCACGAATCTTCCAATAGCGGAATGATGCAGTGGCATCACCACTCCAATTGCTAGATGGATCATATTCTGGAAGACACTTCAAGGCTAGCTCCACCCGGTCTTCAGGCTTTGCATCTTCTTCCATGCTGACAACAGCAGGTTCTGGCTCTACAGTCGGGAAATTCAAACTGAATTAGTGCCAAGTTTACAGCACTTTGTATTATGGCAAGGTCAACACTGACgtctattttttcttatataaggAGTTCACGGTCGATACATGATACTTAGTTCCATATTTTTATCGGTGTGACTATGCGCACACACAgtcatacacacacatatacatctTCTACCTCCATGTTGATGCCATCATTTCAACAAGTTTTATAATCATCAATATGAATTGGAAGATATCGCCATCTTCTTGCTACAACATCATCGTACAATTAGAGTTGCCGCGAGTCCCATGAACAAGAAGAAAGAAATTGACCTAGTCAACTTGCGTGCATACTAATCCACCATGTACTTGTTACATTCTACTAGCACAAGTATTGGGTAACTCTGAAAAGTTCTAGTTTTTCCTTTGTTGGAATCCGGAACTTGGTTCCCAAGATTGTAATGCCGGATCATTGGCCACCCCTTTGAGTATTCCAATAAAGAGAACATTGtacaacaacaaaagaaaaataactaaagCAGGTATTGAAACATGTTTCTTCCCTTTGGTCCTTTTACTTGTAACATGTGAAGCTGTTCATTCAAGTGAACAACGGAGCTAATTCCACCATTGTCGAGGGAGGATAAAACACAAAAGAAGCACCTTTCTATTTCATTTCTAATGGTATCCAAATCCAGGGAGAGAGAGATGGTATCTTTTAGTGCAAGAATGAACCTTGAGGAGGAAATTCAGGTTTAAACATAGGAACCTCTGGTATGACGGTGTACTTCAACTTCTGTCAAT contains:
- the LOC107840128 gene encoding fatty acid amide hydrolase isoform X3, translated to MEEDAKPEDRVELALKCLPEYDPSSNWSGDATASFRYWKIRDYAHAYRSKFTTPSMVAERFISAIEEFNNKYPAAPLLISFDPDDFRKQAAASTQRFEQGNPLSILDGIFMAIKDDIDCYPHPSKGATTWMHEVREVKKDAVSVSRLRSCGAILVGKANMHELGLGTTGNNANYGTTRNPHDPDRYTGGSSSGPAAIVASGLCSAALGTDGGGSIRIPSSLCGVVGLKSTYGRTDMTGSLCADGTVAIIGPIATTVEDTLLVYSAILGSSPADRIPLRPSLPCVPNFSSQESLQSVESLRLGKYTEWFNDVFSTDISDKCENVLSRLSEKHGCKTVEIVIPELHEMRIAHLVSIGSEASCALNPDCNDGKGERLTYDTRTNLTLFRSFTAADYVAAQRLRRRLMYFHMEIFKKVDIIVLPTTGMTAPRIPPSALKVGETNLQVSGNLMRFIIAANLLGLPAVTVPVGYDKQGLPIGMQLIGRPWCEASILRLAATIEETCAETKKKPLQYYDILKGN
- the LOC107840128 gene encoding fatty acid amide hydrolase isoform X2 yields the protein MGNKRVMVPASEVDLTAVNYIPENIQAPHLTGFWFKFFLKLVEVPGIGSLIVNHIKNENKFDEKLKYTVIPEVPMFKPEFPPQEPEPAVVSMEEDAKPEDRVELALKCLPEYDPSSNWSGDATASFRYWKIRDYAHAYRSKFTTPSMVAERFISAIEEFNNKYPAAPLLISFDPDDFRKQAAASTQRFEQGNPLSILDGIFMAIKDDIDCYPHPSKGATTWMHEVREVKKDAVSVSRLRSCGAILVGKANMHELGLGTTGNNANYGTTRNPHDPDRYTGGSSSGPAAIVASGLCSAALGTDGGGSIRIPSSLCGVVGLKSTYGRTDMTGSLCADGTVAIIGPIATTVEDTLLVYSAILGSSPADRIPLRPSLPCVPNFSSQESLQSVESLRLGKYTEWFNDVFSTDISDKCENVLSRLSEKHGCKTVEIVIPELHEMRIAHLVSIGSEASCALNPDCNDGKGERLTYDTRTNLTLFRSFTAADYVAAQRLRRRLMYFHMEIFKKVDIIVLPTTGMTAPRIPPSALKVGETNLQVSGFPFTHLLPDIISYGEILCGSL
- the LOC107840128 gene encoding fatty acid amide hydrolase isoform X1 translates to MGNKRVMVPASEVDLTAVNYIPENIQAPHLTGFWFKFFLKLVEVPGIGSLIVNHIKNENKFDEKLKYTVIPEVPMFKPEFPPQEPEPAVVSMEEDAKPEDRVELALKCLPEYDPSSNWSGDATASFRYWKIRDYAHAYRSKFTTPSMVAERFISAIEEFNNKYPAAPLLISFDPDDFRKQAAASTQRFEQGNPLSILDGIFMAIKDDIDCYPHPSKGATTWMHEVREVKKDAVSVSRLRSCGAILVGKANMHELGLGTTGNNANYGTTRNPHDPDRYTGGSSSGPAAIVASGLCSAALGTDGGGSIRIPSSLCGVVGLKSTYGRTDMTGSLCADGTVAIIGPIATTVEDTLLVYSAILGSSPADRIPLRPSLPCVPNFSSQESLQSVESLRLGKYTEWFNDVFSTDISDKCENVLSRLSEKHGCKTVEIVIPELHEMRIAHLVSIGSEASCALNPDCNDGKGERLTYDTRTNLTLFRSFTAADYVAAQRLRRRLMYFHMEIFKKVDIIVLPTTGMTAPRIPPSALKVGETNLQVSGNLMRFIIAANLLGLPAVTVPVGYDKQGLPIGMQLIGRPWCEASILRLAATIEETCAETKKKPLQYYDILKGN